Genomic DNA from Haloplanus sp. HW8-1:
AGGCCTTCGACTACCTCCTCGGGGAGCGGACCCTCCCCTCGGCGGACGCGGCGGCGCGCGCGGCGGCCGCACATCTCCTGCTCGCCGACCATCCGGTCCTCTCGGTGAACGGGAACGCGGCGGCGCTCGTGCCGGCGGAACTGGTTGCGCTCGCCGACGCCGCCGGCGCGGATCTGGAGGTGAACCTGTTCAACCGAACCGACGAGCGGATGCGGGCCATCGCCGACCACCTCCGCGACCACGGGGCGACGGCGGTGAAGGGACTGGCCGCGGACGCCCGCATCCCGAACCTCGATCACGAGCGTGCGAAGGTGGACGCCGACGGCATCGCCGACGCGGACGTGGTGCTGGTTCCGCTGGAGGACGGCGACCGCGCCGCGGCGCTGGCCGACCTCGGGAAGGTCGAAATCGTGATCGACCTCAACCCACTGTCGCGGTCGGCACGGGTGGCCGACGTCCCGATCGTCGACAACATCCTGCGGGCGATCCCGGCGATCACGGCCCACGCCCGCGACTTGGCGGACGCCGACCGCGCCACTCTCGAACGGATCGTCGCCGACTTCGACCCCGAGGCGACACTCGACGCCGCGGAACGGACCATCCGGGAGGGCGACTTAGACGAGAGCGCCGATCGACCCTCTCGGGTCGGATGAGCCGCCGGGGACGTTCTAAGTCGTCGGCGACGATCCGGCGGTTCGCCGGCTCCCGACTCCTCCCGTGAATCGTGCTGTTGCGCTACCGGGCGTCGTCGATGGCGCGTTCGAGGCGGTCGAAGCCGGTTTCGAGTCGGTCG
This window encodes:
- a CDS encoding 4-phosphopantoate--beta-alanine ligase, whose product is MGEVEIPEDHPRHDSLVTRHRIEAGVEKGITSRQGLIAQGRGEAFDYLLGERTLPSADAAARAAAAHLLLADHPVLSVNGNAAALVPAELVALADAAGADLEVNLFNRTDERMRAIADHLRDHGATAVKGLAADARIPNLDHERAKVDADGIADADVVLVPLEDGDRAAALADLGKVEIVIDLNPLSRSARVADVPIVDNILRAIPAITAHARDLADADRATLERIVADFDPEATLDAAERTIREGDLDESADRPSRVG